From Pirellulales bacterium, the proteins below share one genomic window:
- a CDS encoding JAB domain-containing protein, whose product MHNHPSGDPTPSKADITMTREIAAAAKALHIAIHDHLVIGRGGHASFKALGLL is encoded by the coding sequence ACAATCATCCCAGCGGCGATCCCACACCGTCCAAGGCCGACATCACCATGACACGGGAGATTGCGGCGGCGGCGAAAGCGCTGCACATCGCCATCCACGATCATCTGGTGATCGGACGCGGCGGTCATGCCAGCTTCAAAGCGTTGGGGCTTCTCTAA
- a CDS encoding DUF6314 family protein, with translation MAWPVRDLGVFLKGEWRLSRRIHDLRLALRGQFEGRASITTVTDGLLLSETGSLMFGEHVSDASQRYRIALGRDGAQVFRADGSHFHDLDLSSGTARILHHCGEDIYRGRYRVLDDDCFVVAWRVTGPRKDYRMATRHARIG, from the coding sequence ATGGCGTGGCCGGTTCGCGATCTTGGCGTATTTCTAAAAGGCGAGTGGCGCCTTTCCCGGCGCATTCACGATTTGCGCTTGGCGTTGCGCGGGCAGTTTGAAGGCCGCGCTTCGATCACGACGGTGACAGACGGTCTGTTGCTGAGCGAAACCGGCAGTCTCATGTTCGGCGAACATGTCTCGGACGCATCGCAGCGCTATCGCATCGCGCTCGGCCGCGACGGCGCACAGGTCTTTCGCGCCGACGGCAGCCATTTCCACGATCTCGATCTGTCATCTGGAACGGCGCGCATCCTGCATCATTGCGGCGAGGATATTTACCGCGGGCGTTATCGTGTGCTGGATGACGACTGCTTTGTCGTGGCCTGGCGCGTCACCGGCCCGCGCAAGGATTACCGGATGGCGACACGCCATGCGCGGATCGGTTAG